The Macadamia integrifolia cultivar HAES 741 chromosome 4, SCU_Mint_v3, whole genome shotgun sequence genome contains the following window.
TTCTCCTATGAAGAGAAGTTAAATTAAATTCACATATGGCATAACATAAAGTAGAGATAGAAATCATATATTTCTGATTGTAGATGAAATACCTCACTAAATATTGGCCGTTATGCATCTTTGTACTCCATCCATTCATTTTATAATGAAAGGCCAGGACCATAGGAGTTGGTTAGGCTTTATTTGAATCAGCCATCTATCAATACCTCAGGGATATGGGAAATCTTGGAccattcttctccttccttcattCCGTACCGTTGAGTTAGCATTGGACAATTCCGGATATTCAAATGTTCAAGAGAGGTTAGGTCAGAGAGTCCATCATGTAGGGATTCAAGAATTGGGCAGTCCTTGATGCGAAAATCCCTAAGATTGGCGGGAAGCAGGCCACTTGGTATAGACACGAGAGCAGGACATCCACCAATGATGAGATTCTGAAGAGAGGTGAGATTATGAAGGCCCAAGGTATGTAGGGGTTCAAGATTCTTGCACCCCATAAGAAACGAGCATTCCTCAATCTGTAGTTGCTTAAGGTTTGTGAGTTTATGCAGACCCTTGGGCAAGGAATTCAGCTTCCCACATCTTAGAATCAATAGATCCTGAAGCACAGTGGGTAACCCCAAATCTGGAAAGGACTTAAGAGCAGGGCACTTTGTGATTACTAAGCTTTGGAGGGACATGACCATGGGCAGAGACTCCAGATTCTTGCAATCAGTGATCCTCAATGCGTGAAGTGTAGTGGGTAACTGTGTTTCCTGAAGAGACACAATTGCGGGGCAGCGTTCAATTACAAATAGTCGGAGAGACGTTAGAGTGTGTAGCTCCATGGGTAGTGACTCCAAATTCTCACAGTCTGCTATTCGAAGAACTTGGAGGCACATGAGATTGTGTAGCCCCTCAGGCAAGGATGCAAGTCCTCTAGCCCCTGCAATTACTATGTTTTCAAGACAATGGAGATTGCACATGCTCCCTGGTAGCTTCCCTAGGTTGTCACAGTCGCTAATCCACAAATACTTAAGGCTAGAAGGAAGGAGATCAATCCCAATCTCATTCTGCAGAAGAACCGTCAGATCAGTGCAATGAGAGATCTCCAAATTTTGAAGTGCTGTCAAATGTTGAATAAATCCTTTGGGTAGTGATTTGATATTTGACACATCATTAATAGATAAGGAGGTAAGTGACGAGTGATGTGGCAGTGTTTTGCTGTTGAGTACCATCCCCTTACATTTTTCCAATCTCAACTCTTTGATAGATGGAAGCGtggtaaagaaaaaatattcctCACAATATCTTATCAGCAGTGACTCCAAGGAAGGAAGTATGAGTGGTAATTCTCTCAAATTGGGACAATACAAAATTTCTAGCTTACGAAGGCAAGGGAATGAGTTATGTACATATGGTGCTGCTGCttgtgttgatgatgatgatgatgggtgGTTAGAGTCGGACAATGTTGTTATCTGAAGACAAAAATCCAAATGCAATGTATCAATGGATGGAAGACTGGGAAGCACTATCAATTTTGGACATTTACCTAGATGTAGCTGTTGTAATGAAGGAAGAAGTCGTGCTAGTTCTCTTAGCTCATCACAACTTTCTATTTCGAGTTCCATCAAGCCAGGAAAGTGGTGAGAGAACATCCTTAGCTTGGGGCAATCAAATATATACAATTTACGGAGGCAAGGGAATTGTCCTCCACCTTCTTCAACTACTTCAGGCCACTCCTCCCACTCTTCCATCATTCCAATACGTAGCGTCTCCAATGATCGAAATTGCTTATTAGTCAATGATGAGCCATCCCCATGTAACTCGCTTCCCACCATTTTTGTAGCATTGCAACCTTCAATCACTAGGTATTTGAGCAAGGGTAGTTGGCTAAGATGAGGCAGGAACCTGCATTTGCGACAACCAATGAGATGCACGGTCTCTAAATTAGAGAAGGAAGGATGCTCAATCCAACTTGGGAATCTCGTACCACCATAGTTTACAATCCATAGTGTTTCAAGATTCGTAGGAGGTTGTAATTGGTCAAGTACGTCCTCCTCTACTTTTTCATCTCTCCCCAAATCAAGAAAACTATCCTCACTTTCATAATGACTCCAATGCAGTAGTAACCCAAGAAGGTGCGGCATGTTCTTTAAATTTCCTACCATGGCTTGTGTCTCATTATTGCCTACactttccaaattaaaaatgtTCAAAGTCCCACGGAGTTGTTGGGACAAGTCCCTCAACTCGCTACTATTTTTTGATCTCACAACGTATGTGCTCAACGTTTGAAGACTAGTTAAGTTACCCACTCCTAATGGCATCTTATAGGAATCCTTACACACTATTAATGGCACCTTATAGGAATCCTTACACACTCCTAATGGCATCTCATAAGAATCCCATGAATCTGTGCGGGGCCATGCCACAGGGAGAAAAAGATGTCGAAGGTTGATGAGGTTACCCATATCCTCAGGAAACTCTCTAAGCCGCCAACAACCCGTTAGGACCAACGTCTGTAGATTGTAGAGACTTCTAATTGAGTTGGGTAACCTCACAATGTCAGAAAATGAGAGATCAAGAAACCTCAAATGTTTCAACTTGCCAATTGAATCACACAACTCACCATTGCGACAATTTCTCAAACATAGCACACGCAGGAATTGGAACTGGAAATGGAATTGCATGGTCGGCAAAAACTGCTTGTTGTGATAATTATAGTATTTCAGATCTAGAATGGTGCGTGAGCTTTTCAAGGCCTCAGATTCTGTCACCACAACATTGTCTATGTGGTAGGACAAGTGACGGATTGTCGTAAGAATTTCAGATGGCTTATCATACTCTCTCCTACAATATAGTCCACCTGAAACAACTTGTGCTAAATCATGGATCAGATCATGCATCACAAATCCTGATCCTATGTTATTGGATGACTCAAAAAATGACCTGATGTGAAGTTCTTTTGACAAGTCATAAAACAACTTCTCACGTGGAGTATAACCGAACCTCGGCAGAACAAAAGGGGATACCTGGTTATGAGGAAGAAGATCAGATAACTCAAAGAAGGACCTCATGAATAGTTCATCAAAATATTCTGCCCCTATATCTTCCAGCCGTTTTCTTCCTTTTGGTTGAACAATACCTTCCGCCATCCACAACAAGACTAATTCAATCTTGTTAAATATGTAATCTTTGGGAAATAAAGCACAATATGCAAAGCATCTCTTTAGAAGTGGCGGGAGATGATAGTAGCTTAACATAAGCGATGGAAGAATCTCACTCTCTCTTAAATCCCATATTTCATTTTCCAAAATATCTTTCCACTCACTGTTCTCCCTTTTATCTCGCAAGAGACCAGCAAGGGTCTTTACTGCCAAAGGTGAACCTTTACATTTCTTCACAATTTGTTGTCCAAATACTTCCAACTTTGTATTTGCATCAAATGAATTTTCATCCATGAAAGCGTGCCTTCTAACCAGTGCAAAACAAGCCTCATCTGACAGACCTTTTAGATCATGATCTTTTGGAACAGTGCGCACTATTGATGAAACACTTTTGTTTCGTGTTGTAACCAATATCTTGCTTCCTGGCTTACCGAATGCAAAAGGGGTGCTCAAGGCATCCCATTTCAAGTAGTTCTCATTCCACATGTCATCCAGAACCAGTAAGAATCTTTTCTTACTCAATGCTTCTTTTAGTTTCACCTGTAGCACATCCAGTGAATCAGAATCAGGCGATGACCCAGTGGCTGACTCGAGAATTTCCTTGGTTAACCTCACCACATCAAAATCTTCTGATACACAGACCCAAGCTTTCAGACCAAAATACTGTTCAACTCTGTCATCGTTATAAACAAGTTGAGCAAGGGTCGTCTTTCCAGCTCCACCCATGGCAACTATGGCTAGCACtgagaaattattattattgttattgagACTTGAAGTTTTGTCTGATAGCAACCATCCAACAATACTCCACATATCTTCCTCTATGCCAAAAACTTTAGATCTAATCACCAAAGAACTCGTTGGTGGCCTTTGACTGAATACCCTGGCCCTTGAAGACCCAGATCCCATGCTCGGGCTCAAACCCAGATCAACACCTTTGTGTGCTACACTTTTTAACCTTTCGTTGATATCCCTTACTTTTCCGTGTAGCTCTTCGATGATGTTATATACCTGATGCCCAATACCAGAAttcaacaaagaagaaacaatacTTATACTTAATGGAGTGAGGGGAAGAGGGTTGCGTACCTGTTGGGTTTGGTGAGCAGATTCCAATTTCAGCCGTAGAACTTCAGTAGCATACTCATCCAATATGTCTTCCGCATCATAGAGGACTTGCTTGAGGCGGTCAAGCCACAGTTTCACACGAACGTTGGTGAACTGCTTCACTTCAGCTTCATCAGATAAGGCTTGAATCTCAGCTGACGTCTCCTTCAGTGACTCTACTTCATCCAAGTCGATCTTCCATTGGCGTACGAAGTCTATAAACTCAGGGGTGGCCAACCTGTCGAAAGCCACCTGAAGGAATGCCGAGTGTCCCACAGATGACATCGTCTTCTTtcagagagagtgagagagagaagatgtaAAGCAAAGACAACTGAACCAGAAatcagacagagagagagaagaagaagaagaaggaagaagaaaacggTCCTCGATGTTGGTCGATAAATCAATAATGACAAGTTAATAATCCGACAAAAAATTGAACAAAACTAACAAGTGATGTAAGAAATTTGCTCTTTTTCCGTGGAAAAGACAAAGGGGGTTGTAGCCTTGTAGGTGTATATCAAAATTCCTCAAATACAAATTTGGCCAATTGATGAATCGTTCTTCCATGTTCGAATGGGGGAATTCTGGGAATTTCGTCCGCACGCTTTTGAATTATCAAATTATAGTGTAACCTCTCTCTCCATGGCTCACAGCAACCTTTACCGTTGCTGTTTATCAGAACAAGCAAACCCCGATACCGTTTCAACACACATCCTAAAATGGTCAATGAACGTTTAGATTTTAATTTGAGACTGATTCATTGCCTTTGAATTTcgtttttttattatattttaataaattatctAAGAAGACTTTACTCACGTGGAGGGGAAAAGGAAAAACGTATGTGACAGAGTCATCGACTCATAGCCTTTGACTGGCAACTTAATGCACAATGGACAATGGAAAGTCCAAtcagactatttttttttcttttggtaaagcCAATCAGACCAAATGACTATGAAATTAAGTCGATACTTTCACTTATTACCTGCAAATTATATTTTACATGAAAATTTAATTTCATGTAATTAAAGTAAAAATTTGTGTTGAAAAAAATTCTGTTTGATGCAGTTTCAGCTTCAACAAATGGCCAGAGGCATGCTTCACTGTCCAACAAAGGCCTGGATTTGGATTTGTCTGGCACTTTGCGTGGcgtttgaaaatatatatatgtatgaaaaaacaaaaaccaaaccaacaTATAAACTTTTTTAAGGCTTGTTAGAACATCAAAACTTCTCTTTACCCAAGGATGATTGGTCCATCGGTGAATCATAGTGGACAAATGCCTCTGAAAGCATCTTACTTGGGTTTGAATCCCCTTGGCGTCACCCTTGTTTCTTCCTTGGTGCTCCCATCCTATTTGGAATATAAATGTCTTGTGGGGGTCATAGGGATTATTCCCACTCTAAAGGATGTAATtcgttattaaaaaaaaaaaaacttagctTCCCATGCGCCAAGCTCCCATCAATACTCGAATGAGATATTTTCGTTGGAAACCAGATACTACCTGACCCTAGTAAAACTAGttacagagaagaaaaaaatgcataaCTGTGGTGAACCTTCATTCCTGCTGgatgaaaactttctccattgaCTTATGCTCCAAAAAATATACAAGTTATCTTCATGATAGGGTAAAAATATAATATGAACTTCTGGAAAATACATTCTGCTATATTTCACTGAAGCTTGTAACCAGAATGGAACACATGAGCATGAAATTCTACTCAGTGTCAAATCTTGGTTCCCATGTAGCCAACAAGCTTTGTCAGACCAGCACATTCATTATTTTGTGTTAGAAACCAACTGGATCATTTGGTTTTTGATTAGTTTTATCAGTTACAAGCACATCTAGTCTGTTCATGGAACCTGAAAGGGCTCCCAATTCCCAGTTTGCCAAAATGACCAACCAGTTTGGTTGTGCTCAAACACTCAACAAACTCTAAAAAGATACGTTTTTATTGATTGGGGATGGCTTAGAGGGAATAGAACCAGATCACCTGCAAGGCAAACCCCTGCCCTGTAAAAATTATCAAAACATGCTCACTGCAATCTGTATGTTTccaacatttattttttattccccCTTGCAGATTGAGTTTTGTACAGATCAAAGTCAGATCACAACAGCCTTATGTAAGAAAACAATTTTATTACAATTGGTATGAATTCTGCACTGAACAGAAACAAAGATTTTCTATTTCAGAGTTCTGTATAAAATTCCAAGCATATTGCCAAAAAGTAACAACTTTTTATTACATTTGGGATCATTTCTAAAAAGAATTTCGCACTGAGCAGAAACAAAGATTTCCTATTTCAAGAGTCATGGAGAAAATTTTCGGCATATTGACTCAAAGTTTCTGTGGATCAGGGGATGCAGTAGATGTTGGTCAACCCACCTCCTTCGAAAGGCCAGAATATCAAagcaaccaaatgaaaggaaagaacAGTCGAACTAGATGAAACCAAAGCTGAAGTGATAAAATCAAGTGGCCAACTATAAGAAATGCCttccaataaataaaataaccagCAAAACCACCTCTCTATAGATTGTTGCGAAGCAGAAGAGCTGTGGTCTTAACCTCATGTAACACAGTCTTCTTGGATGTTCCTACTAAGCGGGCTTCACTTCTTTTCAGTCTGCCTCTGGGAAACCTGTGCATCTCCTATCCTTGATTCATGCTACCTCTTACGGCGGCCATGTTTTGACTTGGAAACTTTACCAGTTTTACCAGTATGCTTCACCATGTGCTCTTGGGTGCCACCAACTTTTTCATCAGATGGGAGTTTCAGAGGTGTCTCTGGCCAAGGTGTATGCTTTGCAGGCACAGTAATCTCCAAAGGAGAATCAATTATCCATCTATGAATAGTATGAACTAATGtcagataaaatgaaaatgacTAAAGGAGCAATAATCTAAAGTGGGTAAGAGCAGTAAACATGATCTGCAGTACTAGGTGATGACATTCAGTTGACTGTACATGCTGCACTAACAGTGGCCAAAGTTCTAGGTTAATGGAAAAGATGATATGAGAAGTTAGAACACCAATTGAACTGCTTTCCTAGTAGTCATTGGGGTGCAACTTGGGCATGCTCCATCCAACCTTAACTGGCCCAAACTAATCTATTGTGTTGAATTGGTAGGCTTTTTCATTCCCGAGGTTCAGTTAGATAGAGACAGTGATGTCTTGGGTTCAACTCTGATAGAGTAGCATCAATAAAAATTTCTCAATAAATTGACACTACTTATCTATGTAAAATTACATCCAACTTCACTCAACCTGAGTCTAACGCAACTTGAGCAGGGTTCTGGTATGGACTGAGCATCACAGGTTGGAGGTCAGGCTTAGTTGGGTTAGAGTGGAGTTCTATGGCTCTTTGGCTCTTTGGCTCTTTGGCTCTTTGGCTCTTTGGCTTGAGtatccttttattttcaataaataatGCTTTTTAGCTTGATTTGTAGCTCCACCCAGCATTAACAACAATGTTATAACAAAACCATTAGGTTAGGATACTGTATTATGGTAAGTTTTCATCTTAATAAGGTATATTATAACTTCTCCCTCATCTGCATCTACTCATATCGCCTCGTGTAATTAGATCCCATCCCAAGATAttgaattttcattttgaaaattCCACTCACAAAAATGTATGATAATGTTATCCCCATCTTAAAACATTTTAAAGCTCAAACTTTTCATTTCATGCTGAAATATTTATCAGAACCACCTTGGCAACAATGCATATTTCCCGCTTTTGAAATTGCTTGTGTACCAATTGCAAGTTATATTGTTAAAATAAACGGCTGGACTTGTATAGGTGAAAGAATGAATTTTCCATAGGAAGCAAACTCATTAATCTCTAGAACAACATGATATAAATTATTAATTCTCCAGACAAGTAGTTCCAGCATAGCAATAATTTGAGGACTTATTTACCTAATCAATTTTAAACAAGATCATAGGAGGCAATTACATAATATATATCAAAAGGAAGGACTGATCAAGATTCTATTTATGGAATCTGAAGCCTCAAAGGGacaaacatgaaaaataaaatcaatctaGCTTCCTGTATGTAACAGACGCATAAACAATCAACATAACAAAGATTCATTCAAAAGACTCAACAAGTCATTCATTGATGATAAAAACATAAACCAATTTAGAAGAACATAAAAGGGTTAGAATCAATAAGGAAGACATTAGAGAGTCGAGTCTTACCCAGGAGGGAACCTGCCATCcacacgagcttcaactcgaaGCCACCACAGCAGAACTTTGCGCCCACAAGTACCCAGAGGCTCCACAATGGAAGCATCCTTCAAAAGAGACAAAGGACTCTCAAGGTCACCCCCATTCCTCTCCAGTGTATCTAGATCCTTAACCCAATCTGGCTTATCCTCTGCTTCCTTCCAGACCAACCTGGAATTCAGAACGAACCCAGCCCATTCTAGCTTCCTAGGCAGCACTGTTGCGCTGTCACCAATGTAAGTGGCACTCTTCTCATCAGAAGTCAGGGGATTGAATGTGTGCCAACCGACCAAATTTCCAGATGAGTCACAAGCAGGGCCTTGAACAGGCAAAGGTGAGTTCTCATCATTCTGCTTCTGAGTCAAAGACTCATCTGGGTTCCCGGAATGAGCAAGAATTCCAACTGAAACAGCACCAAACCATTTTACAGATTGGATTTCATCGAATAACTCCCTGCTATGCATATTACTATCATCCCCAAACACCACAATTCCATCCAAGCTCTGGTCCCTGACAACTCTGTTTACCGAAACGCCCATGAAATCAAGTTGAAATCTCTAAAAAGcttaaaaatgaacaaacaggTAAAGAACAGAGAATTCACCTCAGGGCACGAAGCCGCATTCGAGCTTCCATTTGATGGCGATCCTCCCAGGAAATTGGCATCCGTTCATCAAAACCGATGTGGATAGTTCGACAACCGCACTTGGCGAGAAGAGAAGCTGTCTCAGTAGTAGGTCCTCCGGCTTCAACGACTATCCAGGTGAGATTATAGGGAGCAAGCATCAGCGAATGCATTAGGCCTGTGAGATGAAGGGTTTGGAAGGTGCGGACGTAGGTCGGTGTGATAACAATCAATGGTCTTGGGTTCTTAATCCCATATTGAAGCCGCTGTCCGCTCTGAACTCTCTCCAAAATACGATGAGCTTTCATGACCTCAACGGGATCCGGGTGAGGCCAGGGACGGACAAGGATCCCATGACGACCAACAACGATGTGGCTGCCGGTGTTAATATGGGTTGTCTCATTGAAAGGAGTGTCTGGATTCTGAAGCGTAGGCAGGGTCTGTGAGGTGAGGCCCTCGGCGACATTGGTTGTGGTGGAGGTGAAAGTCGTGTTGTAGAGGTGGTTTGTTATGGAGGAGATATTATTGTTGGTAgtggagaagaggagaaagatgaTGAGACGAGAAAATCTGAAACCCATTACGAGGCTGAAGAGACAGAAGAGGCCATGGAGGACTAACCAGAAGAGAGCCGACGGCGATTTGTAGGGACCATCAATTCCAGAGTCTAGAAGACCATTTGGTCTGAAGTTGTTCCGGCGGTTGTTCCAGGTCTGCTGCATCACCCAGAGCTTCATCTTTCCCCTGTTCACTgatctcctctccctctctctttctcaattgGGTTCTTCTACAAACAGAGAGGTGAAAATTGGGAATGGCGAGGGAAGTTGAGGTGTCTTTTGTCATGAGTTGGAGTAAAGACAGACGCCAGTACCTGAATGAAAGCGATGTTTGGGAGAAGTTCGGTGGTGGGCCAATTAGCCGGTGACTgattcttctccctcctctctctctctctctctctctctctctctctctctcttattttgaatcaattttttcatttatttcaaaattttttttttttttgggtacttcTGCATTTGAACTTTTATCAGAGATTTCTTTAGATTTTACTAATGAAACGGAAGATAAATGTCTTCTTCCATAGTGGCAAACAGACAGAGAGACAGAAGGAGACTAGAGACTAGAGTCTAGAAGGAGATGAAACATAGGTAGGCGGAGATCCGGGGCGGGAATTCCTGTAATGGTGTTAaacggtttggtttgatttgatatgGTCCGATATAAATTATTTTAAGTAAATTaaaaaaccgaaccatttaataaaccgAAATTATATAACgagtttttttatgttttcaaatttttattcaaATGAATACTATTAAAATTTTAACGAAATAGACGTAAAATATGTCAATTATTTAACCATTTAAATGGTTTAATTCGGTTTAATTAAATGgttttaatttaaaatcaaagtcaaataaatttattaaaCAGTTTTTTCGATTTCGATGTAAATGGTTCAGTTAGATTTCGGTAAACTATTTTTTGTTTAGTTTTAACATCCTTAGTTTCTAGTCAGGGTTTTAGTATTCGCGAATGGATTAGGTATTCAACTTTCATCGTAATGGGTCAGGTGATCACTCATCTATTCCTTAAATAtgttgattttagggttttttcaaaTGATTCAGCTAAGTCTAATCTAATTTGGATCAGAATTGATGTTGAATCATATGCGGGGGTTGAACCCAGATAAGTTTCACTAGAAAGTTGGGGCGGGTTAATATTGTTTTGGGTTCCTTTACTTGAAAGCCAGTATTAAGGATTGAAGTCTTTCAATTCCGTATTAGTGATATTAGAGCAGTCATTCTCGCCTGGCCAACCCAACCCATGCCTTAGGAAGggttgcataaaaaaattaatatgaaTTAATATGATTTTAGATTCTCATCTTGTAAGTCGATTTAGGGGATTAATTCAACCTCTTTTGTCACTAATTTAAGCGTTTTTAAATACATGGTCCTATGCTGATATTTGGAGACAGAAAAACCCTTGGTTATGAAGCATCCGCGACCACGCGTGCCATTGAGAATATCCACATACACTGCTGGTCTAAATAGGGAATTTAGTCAATTATGGAATGACGTCGCCGTTAAAACATTGTCCGAGTCTCACCGGTAGGTAAAATTCCGGCGAATAATCTGTTGGACAATGCGGTGGGCTGTCACAGTCACAGCTCACAGTGGATGATTCGAACAGGAGGGAGATGCGACAGCCTACCGGTTTGTACTTGGGGGTTGCAAACAATTGCAAGTAAGCAAGTTTAATATGTAAATTATAATCTACAGTTTCCTCAtctctttcctttccattttttttttttttaatagtatttTCTTATGGTTTCTTTTGTTGACCTCTCACATTTTTGTCACGGGCTAAGCATGCATTTTTCAATCTTACATATTTGATGGGAAATAATTTCTCTTGAGCTGGTGACGTGGGATGGAATCTATCATTCCCCACATCAGCATCTTATTGctgacatctctctctctctctctcacagaagAGTAGTGCCTCCATTGTCTGCACCAGAGATTGGATGGCTTTTTTCACCGATGGTAGGGTCGGTCCTTCATCTCGGGTAGAGGTGATATGGATCCGGATCTTCTCCAACGCATTGGGCATTCAGTACAATATCTAGTGGCTGAGAACatagttttaagtatcggtatcagatatATCGTATTGGTTTGATAGGTCTTTGATCCTAATACTTTTGTCGATATTGTATCGGTTTGAACAATATGGATTAGGGGTAAAAAGGTAAGAAATTACTTAGGAAATATAGGCGATTCGATACCGTCGTTTCAATATTGTATCAATTTTAAAGATGGCCAATATTATATCG
Protein-coding sequences here:
- the LOC122075886 gene encoding putative disease resistance RPP13-like protein 1 isoform X4; this translates as MSSVGHSAFLQVAFDRLATPEFIDFVRQWKIDLDEVESLKETSAEIQALSDEAEVKQFTNVRVKLWLDRLKQVLYDAEDILDEYATEVLRLKLESAHQTQQVRNPLPLTPLSISIVSSLLNSGIGHQVYNIIEELHGKVRDINERLKSVAHKGVDLGLSPSMGSGSSRARVFSQRPPTSSLVIRSKVFGIEEDMWSIVGWLLSDKTSSLNNNNNNFSVLAIVAMGGAGKTTLAQLVYNDDRVEQYFGLKAWVCVSEDFDVVRLTKEILESATGSSPDSDSLDVLQVKLKEALSKKRFLLVLDDMWNENYLKWDALSTPFAFGKPGSKILVTTRNKSVSSIVRTVPKDHDLKGLSDEACFALVRRHAFMDENSFDANTKLEVFGQQIVKKCKGSPLAVKTLAGLLRDKRENSEWKDILENEIWDLRESEILPSLMLSYYHLPPLLKRCFAYCALFPKDYIFNKIELVLLWMAEGIVQPKGRKRLEDIGAEYFDELFMRSFFELSDLLPHNQVSPFVLPRFGYTPREKLFYDLSKELHIRSFFESSNNIGSGFVMHDLIHDLAQVVSGGLYCRREYDKPSEILTTIRHLSYHIDNVVVTESEALKSSRTILDLKYYNYHNKQFLPTMQFHFQFQFLRVLCLRNCRNGELCDSIGKLKHLRFLDLSFSDIVRLPNSIRSLYNLQTLVLTGCWRLREFPEDMGNLINLRHLFLPVAWPRTDSWDSYEMPLGVCKDSYKVPLIVCKDSYKMPLGVGNLTSLQTLSTYVVRSKNSSELRDLSQQLRGTLNIFNLESVGNNETQAMVGNLKNMPHLLGLLLHWSHYESEDSFLDLGRDEKVEEDVLDQLQPPTNLETLWIVNYGGTRFPSWIEHPSFSNLETVHLIGCRKCRFLPHLSQLPLLKYLVIEGCNATKMVGSELHGDGSSLTNKQFRSLETLRIGMMEEWEEWPEVVEEGGGQFPCLRKLYIFDCPKLRMFSHHFPGLMELEIESCDELRELARLLPSLQQLHLE
- the LOC122075886 gene encoding putative disease resistance RPP13-like protein 1 isoform X3, translating into MSSVGHSAFLQVAFDRLATPEFIDFVRQWKIDLDEVESLKETSAEIQALSDEAEVKQFTNVRVKLWLDRLKQVLYDAEDILDEYATEVLRLKLESAHQTQQVRNPLPLTPLSISIVSSLLNSGIGHQVYNIIEELHGKVRDINERLKSVAHKGVDLGLSPSMGSGSSRARVFSQRPPTSSLVIRSKVFGIEEDMWSIVGWLLSDKTSSLNNNNNNFSVLAIVAMGGAGKTTLAQLVYNDDRVEQYFGLKAWVCVSEDFDVVRLTKEILESATGSSPDSDSLDVLQVKLKEALSKKRFLLVLDDMWNENYLKWDALSTPFAFGKPGSKILVTTRNKSVSSIVRTVPKDHDLKGLSDEACFALVRRHAFMDENSFDANTKLEVFGQQIVKKCKGSPLAVKTLAGLLRDKRENSEWKDILENEIWDLRESEILPSLMLSYYHLPPLLKRCFAYCALFPKDYIFNKIELVLLWMAEGIVQPKGRKRLEDIGAEYFDELFMRSFFELSDLLPHNQVSPFVLPRFGYTPREKLFYDLSKELHIRSFFESSNNIGSGFVMHDLIHDLAQVVSGGLYCRREYDKPSEILTTIRHLSYHIDNVVVTESEALKSSRTILDLKYYNYHNKQFLPTMQFHFQFQFLRVLCLRNCRNGELCDSIGKLKHLRFLDLSFSDIVRLPNSIRSLYNLQTLVLTGCWRLREFPEDMGNLINLRHLFLPVAWPRTDSWDSYEMPLGVCKDSYKVPLIVCKDSYKMPLGVGNLTSLQTLSTYVVRSKNSSELRDLSQQLRGTLNIFNLESVGNNETQAMVGNLKNMPHLLGLLLHWSHYESEDSFLDLGRDEKVEEDVLDQLQPPTNLETLWIVNYGGTRFPSWIEHPSFSNLETVHLIGCRKCRFLPHLSQLPLLKYLVIEGCNATKMVGSELHGDGSSLTNKQFRSLETLRIGMMEEWEEWPEVVEEGGGQFPCLRKLYIFDCPKLRMFSHHFPGLMELEIESCDELRELARLLPSLQQLHLDNNIVRL